Proteins encoded by one window of Nicotiana tabacum cultivar K326 chromosome 10, ASM71507v2, whole genome shotgun sequence:
- the LOC107782656 gene encoding PLASMODESMATA CALLOSE-BINDING PROTEIN 5, with protein MSPKFSLSLLLFSLISTLCAAQGGGGGGGGGTVQLWCVAKNNAEDAALQSAIDWACGPGGANCGPIQPGEPCYDASDIQKTASYAFNDYFIRHGMTEDACNFDNNAALISINPSHGGCKFPSSKNGSGNFSGSTNVGLGPASEDLSSSSYIPRIYILMAINLLFSSLLIL; from the exons ATGTCTCCCAAATTCTCACTTTCACTCCTTCTATTCTCTCTAATCTCCACCCTTTGTGCTGCCCaaggcggcggcggcggcggcggagGGGGGACGGTTCAGTTGTGGTGTGTGGCAAAGAACAACGCAGAAGATGCTGCACTTCAATCGGCGATTGATTGGGCTTGTGGGCCTGGAGGTGCTAATTGTGGGCCTATTCAGCCCGGTGAACCTTGCTATGACGCTTCCGACATCCAGAAAACGGCGTCGTATGCTTTCAATGATTACTTCATCAGGCATGGTATGACTGAGGATGCTTGTAATTTCGATAACAACGCTGCTCTCATTTCTATAAATCCCA GTCATGGTGGATGTAAATTTCCATCCAG CAAAAATGGGAGTGGAAATTTTAGTGGGTCAACGAATGTGGGATTAGGTCCGGCTTCAGAAGATTTGAGTAGCAGCAGTTATATTCCCAGGATCTATATCTTGATGGCAATCAATTTGCTGTTTTCAAGTCTGCTGATTTTGTGA